The following are encoded together in the uncultured Sphaerochaeta sp. genome:
- a CDS encoding PAS domain S-box protein codes for MRKRVSIRGSFIIGLLLISVTLISIGYLKNRLTSQAVETNRIVTHTYKVITETNALKRTFQNIRINEHGYLLTGDRSYMERIGVSTYSFDQRLMKLGILLRDEEDQKERLEQLKTTFDTLINESVQPLLQYRHSILENTSFLVENQEILALFERSETISMSLEQILAEVENKEYALLELRQGEVERWSSIDQKVTFLGPVLVIIIAFLSGVRAINRLDTYQRQKERDQRELREARDRFESIIKGSNLGSWEWDLRDDTIKINDMWAKMLGYTKDELEPTTLNTFTRFVHPDDLGRSLHLLEEHRLGKSDFYSCDLRLQHKDGHWIWVLDRGQVLSRDEKGNALLMSGTHADITERVLQAEALEQSEEESRRLFEAMNQGFAYCQILLDKEGNPNDYLILRVNKNFETQTGLIPELSVGKRITELLPHVEPYWFTHNGEVALTGKSKTFEAFNSDLNRLFRISSFSPAYGYFAMIIDDITSQKQMEKQLYFEKTLFETTLLSVGDGVISTDAEGNVQFMNKVAEKLTGWQADEAKGRPFEEVFKILCGRDRHPCPNPVNQVLETKRQVELDEDTILIARDGDERFINDSAAPILSASQNVTGVVLVFRDSTTQRIKQDEIRTLSVTDPLTTLPNRRYYEQAKEELNEEPYYPLTLVLADVNGLKLTNDAFGHEAGDELLRKVSEIMRKTCRDDDIVSRIGGDEFVLLLPQTDALHAQAIVNRINKALEIEKIRGIQLSVSFGYAVKEKNKESYEDAFKVAEDSMYRNKLKESMTFKKQVIDTLLSRLFEQEEGAEEHSNLVASLTSAFAEVLGYREEEVKNLRLAGLYHDLGKIAITPSLLSKPQNELSRAQVIEWQRHAEIGYNILRSVGEYAPFAEAVLHHHEKWDGSGYPQSLKQEEIPESAQILAIANTYADNIPSLGLEKTIAFMQERSNTYFDPALLETFITKVVKA; via the coding sequence ATGAGAAAACGAGTAAGTATTCGAGGCAGTTTCATCATAGGTCTTCTTCTTATCAGTGTTACCCTGATCTCCATCGGGTACCTAAAGAACAGACTGACTTCCCAAGCGGTTGAAACCAATCGTATTGTGACCCATACCTATAAAGTCATCACTGAAACCAATGCACTGAAGCGAACATTTCAAAACATCCGCATCAACGAGCATGGTTACCTGCTTACTGGAGACCGCTCCTACATGGAACGTATCGGAGTTAGTACCTACTCCTTCGATCAACGCCTCATGAAACTGGGAATCCTTTTAAGAGACGAAGAGGACCAAAAAGAGCGACTTGAACAGTTGAAGACCACGTTTGATACCCTTATCAATGAGAGCGTTCAACCCCTTCTGCAATACAGGCACTCCATCCTTGAAAATACATCCTTCCTCGTTGAAAACCAGGAAATTCTAGCATTATTTGAGCGTAGTGAGACCATCTCTATGTCATTGGAGCAAATCCTAGCAGAGGTAGAAAATAAAGAGTATGCGTTACTGGAATTGAGACAAGGAGAGGTAGAACGTTGGTCTTCCATTGACCAGAAGGTAACCTTCCTTGGGCCGGTATTGGTCATTATCATTGCATTCCTCTCCGGGGTTAGAGCGATCAACAGACTGGATACCTACCAGAGGCAGAAAGAGAGAGACCAGAGGGAACTGAGAGAGGCCCGTGACCGCTTTGAAAGTATCATCAAGGGATCTAATCTAGGCTCGTGGGAATGGGACCTTAGGGATGATACCATTAAGATCAATGACATGTGGGCAAAAATGCTCGGCTACACAAAAGACGAGCTGGAGCCAACCACCCTCAACACATTTACCCGATTTGTTCACCCTGATGACCTAGGGAGGTCCTTGCATTTGCTTGAAGAACACCGACTCGGCAAGAGTGACTTCTATAGTTGCGATCTTCGCTTGCAGCACAAGGATGGTCACTGGATCTGGGTACTCGACCGTGGGCAAGTGTTAAGCCGTGATGAGAAGGGGAATGCCTTGCTCATGAGTGGAACCCATGCAGACATCACTGAGCGTGTCCTTCAGGCAGAAGCACTCGAGCAAAGTGAAGAAGAGAGCAGAAGACTCTTTGAGGCAATGAACCAAGGCTTCGCATACTGCCAGATTCTCCTTGATAAGGAAGGGAACCCCAATGATTATCTCATTCTCAGGGTAAACAAGAACTTTGAGACACAGACCGGCCTCATTCCCGAACTTTCGGTTGGGAAGCGAATCACAGAGCTCTTACCGCATGTAGAGCCTTACTGGTTCACTCACAATGGGGAGGTGGCACTCACCGGGAAATCAAAAACATTTGAGGCCTTCAATAGTGACTTGAACCGACTCTTCAGGATCTCTTCATTTAGCCCTGCATATGGCTACTTTGCCATGATCATCGATGACATCACCAGCCAGAAGCAGATGGAAAAACAATTATACTTTGAGAAAACCCTGTTCGAAACCACACTACTCTCGGTTGGTGATGGTGTCATCTCCACCGATGCAGAGGGGAATGTTCAATTCATGAACAAGGTGGCAGAAAAACTCACTGGCTGGCAGGCAGATGAAGCAAAAGGCCGGCCATTTGAAGAGGTATTCAAGATTCTCTGCGGTAGAGACCGTCACCCTTGTCCAAATCCAGTGAACCAAGTACTGGAGACCAAGAGGCAGGTTGAACTGGACGAAGATACCATTCTGATCGCACGCGATGGGGATGAGCGGTTCATCAATGACAGTGCTGCCCCCATTCTCAGTGCCTCCCAGAACGTTACCGGTGTTGTCCTTGTCTTCAGGGACAGCACCACTCAACGAATCAAGCAGGATGAGATTCGGACGCTGAGTGTAACAGATCCCCTGACCACGCTCCCCAACCGGCGCTATTATGAGCAAGCGAAAGAAGAGTTGAATGAAGAGCCCTACTACCCCCTTACCTTGGTACTTGCCGATGTGAACGGGCTCAAGCTTACCAATGATGCGTTCGGTCATGAGGCTGGTGATGAGCTGCTACGCAAGGTCTCTGAAATCATGCGCAAAACCTGCAGGGATGATGATATTGTCAGCAGGATTGGGGGTGATGAGTTTGTGCTCCTGCTTCCTCAAACAGATGCTCTTCATGCACAGGCCATCGTAAACCGTATCAACAAGGCCTTGGAAATAGAGAAAATCAGAGGAATCCAGCTCTCTGTCTCCTTTGGCTATGCGGTGAAGGAAAAGAACAAGGAGAGCTACGAGGATGCTTTCAAGGTTGCAGAGGACTCAATGTATCGCAACAAGCTCAAGGAGAGCATGACTTTCAAGAAACAGGTAATTGACACCCTGCTCTCCAGACTTTTTGAGCAGGAGGAAGGAGCAGAAGAACATAGTAATCTGGTCGCTTCCTTGACGAGTGCGTTTGCTGAGGTGCTTGGATATCGTGAGGAAGAAGTGAAAAACCTCAGACTTGCAGGGCTGTACCATGACCTAGGTAAGATTGCCATTACTCCCTCCCTCCTCTCTAAACCCCAAAATGAGCTCAGCCGAGCCCAAGTAATAGAATGGCAAAGACACGCTGAGATTGGATACAACATCCTTCGTTCTGTTGGGGAGTATGCCCCCTTTGCAGAGGCAGTATTGCATCATCACGAGAAGTGGGATGGCAGTGGATATCCACAGAGTCTGAAACAGGAGGAGATCCCAGAGAGTGCCCAAATCCTTGCCATTGCAAACACCTATGCAGACAATATTCCCTCACTGGGGTTGGAGAAGACCATTGCATTCATGCAGGAACGGTCAAATACCTATTTTGACCCAGCGTTGCTTGAAACATTCATAACCAAGGTAGTAAAGGCTTGA
- a CDS encoding MFS transporter, translating into MKQKSNNALFTPSVVLFLISQNLSLFGSSVVGYAIIWYITLETSSGVFLMYATLAQMVPHLLISLSSGVWADRYNRKHLIMLSDSFIAIATLGLALFYATGAKSITALLAVSVVRSLGSGVQTPAVNAIIPQLVSEEHLVRIQGVNQSINSVLLLLSPAVGGMMLGLFDLTWTLLLDVATAVFAVVTFSFIKVGARKRSGEGTSMIQDIKKGLSYTFNNVLLRNLLICYGFSFFLITPAAILTPLLVERSFGSEVWFLTANEMVWTAGTLVGGLIISLKGSFSNKVRAIALSLVAFGVSFALLGVAPTFLLYLIILGLGGIFVPVLNSAEIVMIQEITDEDKMGRVFSIVQLLSGSAIPLGILLFGPLADRVPVEWLLIISGILLAVVGLIYGSTQKTYQTDSVTRES; encoded by the coding sequence ATGAAACAAAAAAGCAACAACGCTTTATTTACTCCATCAGTTGTCCTCTTCCTGATCAGCCAAAATCTTTCATTGTTTGGCTCTTCAGTTGTTGGATATGCCATTATCTGGTACATCACCCTTGAGACCTCATCAGGAGTGTTCCTGATGTATGCCACCCTTGCCCAGATGGTTCCCCATCTCCTGATCAGTCTCTCCAGCGGGGTGTGGGCAGACCGCTACAACCGTAAGCACCTGATCATGCTCTCTGACAGTTTCATTGCCATTGCTACGCTGGGGCTTGCCCTCTTCTATGCCACTGGGGCAAAGTCGATCACAGCCCTGCTCGCTGTTTCGGTCGTACGGTCACTCGGTAGCGGGGTACAGACCCCTGCGGTGAATGCCATCATTCCCCAATTGGTCAGTGAAGAACATCTTGTTCGAATCCAAGGGGTTAACCAGAGCATCAATTCAGTGCTGTTGCTCCTCTCTCCTGCCGTTGGTGGCATGATGCTTGGATTGTTTGACCTTACCTGGACACTCTTACTCGATGTTGCCACTGCTGTATTTGCAGTGGTGACCTTCTCCTTTATCAAGGTAGGGGCAAGGAAGCGCTCAGGAGAAGGGACCAGTATGATTCAGGATATCAAGAAGGGCCTCTCCTATACATTCAATAATGTTCTCTTGCGTAATCTCTTAATCTGTTATGGTTTCTCTTTCTTCCTCATCACCCCGGCAGCAATACTGACCCCCCTGTTGGTGGAACGGAGCTTCGGTAGTGAGGTATGGTTCCTTACCGCAAATGAAATGGTGTGGACTGCGGGTACCTTGGTGGGTGGCCTGATTATCTCCCTGAAGGGCTCCTTTTCCAACAAAGTTCGTGCCATCGCACTCTCTTTGGTTGCCTTCGGGGTAAGTTTTGCCCTTCTGGGAGTTGCTCCCACATTCCTTCTCTACCTCATCATTTTAGGACTTGGCGGTATCTTTGTTCCCGTCTTGAATTCTGCTGAGATTGTCATGATCCAGGAGATAACCGATGAAGACAAGATGGGAAGGGTGTTCTCCATTGTGCAGTTGCTCAGTGGCAGTGCAATACCGCTCGGAATCTTGCTATTCGGCCCCCTGGCTGACAGGGTTCCTGTGGAGTGGCTGTTGATCATCTCGGGAATTCTGCTTGCTGTCGTTGGTCTGATCTATGGTTCAACACAGAAAACATATCAAACGGATAGTGTAACCAGGGAGAGCTGA
- a CDS encoding diguanylate cyclase — protein MLSFPVLFFNLLSIGMLVGVLVAVWRVRSKRAANELFVAVLFMLIWSLTSFAEMVSYTFFFKVLWRNICQIGVFYTPVATLLFCLAYTGYWREKQKHIARILYFYQGFGILLVGTDFLHHWIRHSVSLVTSSQYSTLVVETTVLAKFLISGNFFLTVFSLSLVIIFVVTTSSSMRKQSYILLLGMVIPFLYAMAKVVSNEQFLQILPISGVFALSGLFLLLGIYRFDLLKLAPLAREQAFRFLGEGIVICDGEGHVVDMNPAAKELLGTDMDLIEGQLYLEIPRWGNAVRRSERNSFDFTLGGRSLFAELYPITSKATETIGTITLIQDVTLLKQRAEELQHRAEIDGLTGLYNRQTFIEKVEEQLLLTSAPSHLIYFDLDHFKQINDQWGHRSGDAVLQSIGFILKEEVDESCIVCRFGGEEFAIFSSHKSRDEMISCAEHLRKYVELHIFTHEQHSIRLTVSFGVSSAITSSFDELYREADACLYEAKKAGRNCIRLQSTPLD, from the coding sequence ATGCTTAGCTTCCCTGTCCTATTCTTCAATTTACTCTCCATCGGTATGCTCGTGGGAGTACTTGTTGCAGTCTGGAGGGTACGAAGTAAGCGTGCAGCAAACGAGTTGTTCGTTGCTGTTCTCTTTATGCTTATCTGGTCGCTGACTTCGTTCGCCGAGATGGTCAGCTATACCTTTTTCTTCAAGGTACTCTGGCGGAATATTTGTCAGATTGGTGTATTCTACACTCCCGTTGCCACCTTGTTGTTTTGCTTGGCATATACAGGATATTGGAGAGAGAAACAGAAACACATAGCAAGGATTCTGTATTTCTATCAAGGATTCGGCATCCTTTTGGTAGGGACGGATTTCCTGCATCACTGGATTCGTCACTCGGTTTCTTTAGTCACCTCATCCCAGTATTCAACGCTGGTGGTTGAGACCACGGTGCTTGCAAAATTTCTGATTTCAGGCAATTTCTTTCTCACGGTGTTCTCCCTCTCCTTGGTGATTATCTTTGTTGTTACCACCAGTTCCTCAATGAGAAAACAATCATACATATTGTTGCTGGGCATGGTGATCCCCTTCTTGTATGCCATGGCAAAGGTAGTGAGCAATGAACAGTTCCTCCAGATATTACCCATCAGTGGAGTCTTTGCCCTCTCTGGGCTTTTTCTGCTTCTTGGAATCTATCGTTTTGATCTGCTCAAGCTGGCCCCCTTGGCAAGGGAACAGGCGTTTCGGTTTCTTGGGGAGGGAATTGTCATCTGTGATGGGGAAGGGCATGTCGTTGATATGAACCCAGCTGCAAAAGAACTTCTGGGAACAGATATGGATTTGATTGAGGGGCAACTATATCTCGAGATTCCTCGATGGGGTAATGCTGTACGCCGAAGCGAAAGAAACTCTTTCGACTTTACCTTGGGAGGAAGGTCGCTTTTTGCTGAACTGTATCCGATTACCTCCAAAGCAACCGAGACAATCGGAACCATTACCCTGATCCAGGATGTCACCCTGCTGAAACAACGTGCAGAAGAGCTGCAACACCGGGCAGAGATTGACGGGCTTACAGGGCTCTATAATAGACAAACATTTATCGAGAAGGTGGAGGAACAACTTCTACTGACTTCCGCGCCGTCCCATCTTATCTATTTTGATCTTGACCACTTCAAGCAGATCAACGACCAGTGGGGACATCGCTCAGGCGATGCTGTGCTCCAATCCATTGGTTTCATCCTTAAGGAGGAAGTTGACGAATCTTGCATTGTCTGTAGGTTTGGAGGTGAGGAGTTTGCAATTTTCAGTTCCCATAAGAGTAGGGATGAGATGATCTCTTGTGCTGAACATCTCAGGAAGTATGTTGAGCTGCATATATTCACCCATGAACAACACTCCATTCGTCTGACTGTCTCATTTGGAGTCTCATCTGCAATCACCTCAAGTTTTGATGAGCTATACCGGGAGGCTGATGCCTGCCTTTATGAGGCAAAAAAAGCTGGACGGAATTGTATCCGTCTGCAAAGTACACCACTGGACTAA
- a CDS encoding DUF4180 domain-containing protein produces the protein MQIEYVKKNGIEIAKVSSEEMLFSDVDSALDVMANVRSGTGCSRMVVGKKDINPEFFDLSTKIAGDVLQKFVTYQMRLAIVGDFTSGCSPSLRAFIAESNKGREIYFIEEEEKAMNWLLS, from the coding sequence ATGCAGATTGAATATGTGAAAAAGAACGGAATCGAGATTGCCAAGGTTTCAAGTGAAGAGATGCTCTTCTCAGATGTTGATTCAGCCTTGGATGTGATGGCAAACGTTCGCTCTGGGACTGGATGCAGTAGGATGGTTGTAGGTAAGAAGGATATCAATCCTGAGTTTTTCGATTTGAGTACAAAGATTGCCGGAGATGTACTCCAGAAATTTGTGACCTACCAGATGCGGCTTGCCATTGTTGGGGACTTCACCAGTGGTTGTAGTCCCAGCTTGCGTGCCTTTATTGCTGAAAGTAATAAGGGGAGAGAAATCTACTTCATTGAAGAGGAAGAAAAGGCAATGAATTGGCTACTTAGCTAG
- a CDS encoding GNAT family N-acetyltransferase — METYAKCPALRVCGHCPLMEHPYCKQLELQNTYLQSQFAELASSVEPVIGMQQMEGFLHYVEVHFGLDWRGKFASGVISTQQNQFIALRACMLRHPLAERILRSINRLVSTHGIDTSFPATKLTLRIRSNQEQVLLCFTLPERIEGTFTTFLHALRREHTEIVGIVLSDGESKPSMFWGRSAIEDSLCPLKFSLPPSSDFPSCPSQAEVLYMKVMELAQVHDGDIVIDCCTMHGILALLSVKEGASQSYLLQESTPYCDEAALNGIEHVERFVGNNEKHLRQLAKRGQRCDTLFLSPSEAGCERSLLDSVLIIKPERITYLSKQERTLKRDLQYLVQRGFYQVEVIQGVDMHPHSAHLHVIASLKHVLAIRPLWRREYPLLRHFLYEAIYVPEGGAPPPLSILDDPSISHYIQEFGRVGDYGFAAEVEDKVVGVVWVRLFDPQDPGYGYFTSETPELCIAIEEPFRNRGLGRQLIEEMCKVLLHAGYGKVSLSVQKESRAYRLYQSLGFLVAEERGDAYVMVRFLQGERR; from the coding sequence ATGGAAACCTATGCCAAATGTCCCGCGCTTCGTGTTTGCGGTCACTGCCCACTCATGGAACACCCCTATTGCAAGCAACTGGAATTGCAGAATACGTACTTGCAATCCCAGTTTGCAGAGCTTGCCTCAAGTGTGGAGCCTGTGATCGGGATGCAGCAGATGGAAGGGTTCCTCCACTATGTGGAGGTCCATTTTGGACTGGACTGGCGGGGGAAGTTTGCATCCGGGGTAATCAGTACACAACAGAATCAATTCATTGCCTTGAGGGCATGTATGCTGAGACATCCCTTGGCTGAGCGGATACTGAGGAGTATCAATCGTCTTGTCTCTACCCATGGTATTGATACCTCTTTCCCGGCAACTAAGCTGACATTGCGTATCAGGAGCAATCAGGAGCAGGTGTTGCTGTGCTTTACTCTTCCAGAGAGGATTGAAGGCACTTTTACCACTTTCCTGCACGCATTACGGCGAGAACATACCGAGATCGTTGGAATAGTTCTGAGTGACGGGGAGAGTAAACCCAGTATGTTCTGGGGACGTTCAGCGATTGAGGATTCCCTTTGCCCCCTGAAATTTTCGCTTCCTCCCTCATCTGATTTTCCCTCCTGCCCATCCCAGGCAGAGGTGCTCTATATGAAGGTGATGGAGCTTGCCCAGGTACACGATGGGGATATTGTGATCGACTGCTGTACCATGCATGGTATCCTTGCTTTGCTATCTGTTAAAGAGGGTGCAAGTCAGAGTTATCTACTTCAAGAGTCTACCCCCTATTGTGATGAGGCAGCTCTCAATGGCATTGAACATGTAGAGCGTTTTGTGGGAAACAACGAAAAACATCTTCGTCAACTTGCAAAACGGGGACAGCGCTGTGATACGCTTTTTCTTTCTCCATCTGAAGCGGGGTGTGAACGCTCTCTTCTGGACTCTGTTCTTATCATCAAGCCAGAGCGTATTACCTATCTCAGCAAGCAGGAGCGTACGCTGAAACGGGATCTTCAGTACTTAGTACAGAGAGGATTCTACCAGGTAGAGGTCATTCAGGGTGTTGATATGCACCCTCATAGTGCCCACTTGCACGTAATAGCCTCGCTGAAGCATGTGCTAGCAATCCGCCCGCTTTGGAGGAGAGAGTACCCGCTGCTCAGGCATTTCTTGTACGAAGCAATCTATGTTCCCGAAGGTGGAGCGCCCCCACCACTATCAATCCTGGATGATCCTTCAATAAGCCATTATATTCAGGAGTTTGGCCGGGTAGGGGATTATGGATTTGCAGCAGAGGTTGAAGACAAGGTGGTAGGTGTTGTGTGGGTACGGTTGTTTGATCCCCAAGACCCTGGATACGGGTACTTTACCAGTGAGACTCCTGAGCTGTGTATTGCAATAGAGGAGCCTTTCCGTAACAGAGGCCTCGGAAGACAGCTCATTGAGGAGATGTGTAAGGTTCTGTTACATGCAGGATACGGGAAGGTATCACTCTCTGTGCAGAAAGAAAGTAGGGCTTACAGGCTTTACCAAAGTCTGGGCTTTCTTGTCGCTGAAGAGAGAGGGGATGCCTATGTCATGGTAAGATTCCTCCAAGGAGAACGTAGGTAG
- a CDS encoding fumarylacetoacetate hydrolase family protein — protein MKYVRFKHQEEVSYGLLSDTTIKVLKGSPFTSYKETSEKLSLEEVELLTPCDYTKAICIGLNYSDHAKEFQLPIPTEPVVFMKPSTAALAPNKEIIYPEMSNRLDYEAELAVVIGKKARFVPEADTSSYILGYTCANDITARDLQPKQGQWTVAKSFDTFCPFGPFISDEVEAGNLSIESRVNGRTMQKSNTSNLIFSVPFLVSYLSRIMTLLPGDIILTGTPGGISGMHKGDTVEILIEGLGVLRNTIA, from the coding sequence ATGAAATACGTACGATTCAAACACCAAGAAGAGGTCTCCTATGGCCTCCTTAGCGATACCACCATCAAGGTGCTCAAGGGTTCCCCCTTTACGAGCTACAAAGAAACCAGTGAGAAGCTCTCCTTGGAAGAGGTTGAATTGCTTACTCCCTGTGACTATACCAAAGCCATTTGCATTGGCTTGAACTATAGTGACCATGCCAAGGAGTTCCAGCTTCCCATTCCAACTGAACCGGTTGTATTCATGAAGCCCTCCACAGCCGCGCTTGCTCCAAACAAGGAGATTATCTACCCAGAGATGAGCAACCGTCTTGACTATGAGGCTGAGCTTGCCGTGGTAATCGGGAAGAAAGCCCGTTTTGTACCAGAAGCAGATACATCATCCTACATACTTGGCTACACGTGTGCAAACGATATTACCGCACGGGACCTGCAACCCAAGCAGGGACAGTGGACCGTTGCAAAGAGTTTTGACACCTTCTGCCCCTTTGGACCGTTCATCAGTGATGAAGTCGAAGCGGGTAATCTTAGCATCGAGAGCAGGGTCAACGGCCGGACGATGCAAAAATCCAATACCAGCAACCTAATCTTCTCAGTCCCCTTCCTGGTGAGCTACCTCTCTAGGATCATGACCTTGCTCCCAGGAGACATCATTCTTACCGGTACACCGGGAGGAATCAGCGGGATGCACAAAGGTGATACAGTGGAGATACTGATTGAGGGACTGGGAGTGCTTCGCAATACTATAGCATAG
- the yicI gene encoding alpha-xylosidase, protein MKFRDGYWNIQKHIRHLPKREIVDIQKLDGKIVIYAAVKPIEFRGATLNTPVITTEISSPMEGVLHIRTYHYKGARNDGPFFELLKDDPTLLTYEEAQDGLLSVIAGSLQATIPLFGPCDLTYQYDGRYLTSSPGKLSGHFQSDDGRVFQTDYLNLSVGEAIYGLGERFTPFVKNGQVVDIWNEDGGTSSEQAYKNIPFYLSSNGYGVLVANPGKVSFEVGSEVVTAVQFSVPGECLDYYLIAGNTGKEVLGRYTRLSGRPALVPPWSFGLWLSTSFVTDYDEKTVHHFIDGMAQRKIPLQVFHFDCFWMREFQWVDFSWDSRQFPDPKAMLKGLHDRGLNVCVWINPYVAQKSAMFDEGMEQGYLVQKSDGSIWQWDRWQAGMGLVDFTNPEAVAWFRGKLEKLLDMGVDTFKTDFGERIPTEVVYYDGSDPVKMHNYYTYLYNEAVFSLLEEKRGKGEALVFARSATVGGQKFPVHWGGDCSATYESMAESLRGGLSLSLSGFGYWSHDIGGFEQTATPDLFKRWVAFGLLSSHSRLHGNESYRVPWDFGEEACDVLRFFVELKCSLMPYLYAMANKTHQEGLPMMRSMMLEFPDDPVCIYLDRQYLLGESLLVAPLLNDRSTASYYLPEGRWTHLLSGEEVTGGRYFKETYDYFSLPLFARPNSLIPIGKETQSCDYDFTCDVTFHLFALDEGRSAESQIYDAKGEVVATCTIVHEDGVFVVKATGSLGPWAVFLHNEHYVETASIGMLEETEKGTLVSFSSEEREATIQ, encoded by the coding sequence ATGAAATTCAGAGACGGGTACTGGAACATACAAAAACACATCCGGCATCTACCCAAACGGGAGATTGTCGATATCCAGAAGTTGGATGGAAAGATAGTCATCTATGCAGCTGTCAAACCGATTGAGTTTCGCGGAGCAACGCTGAACACCCCTGTGATCACCACAGAGATTAGCAGTCCGATGGAAGGGGTTCTGCACATCCGTACCTACCATTACAAGGGAGCAAGAAACGATGGTCCCTTCTTTGAACTGTTGAAGGACGATCCTACCTTACTTACCTATGAAGAGGCGCAGGATGGGCTGCTTTCGGTAATCGCTGGTTCTTTACAGGCTACCATACCCCTCTTTGGCCCTTGTGATCTGACCTACCAGTATGATGGCAGGTACCTGACTTCTTCTCCTGGAAAGCTCAGTGGACATTTCCAGTCTGATGATGGAAGAGTCTTTCAGACCGATTACCTTAACCTCTCGGTCGGTGAGGCAATCTATGGGCTGGGGGAGCGTTTTACTCCATTTGTCAAGAATGGGCAGGTGGTTGACATCTGGAATGAGGATGGGGGAACAAGTAGTGAGCAAGCCTATAAGAACATCCCATTTTATCTCTCTTCGAACGGGTATGGCGTATTGGTCGCCAACCCTGGAAAGGTGTCATTCGAGGTAGGGAGTGAGGTAGTTACTGCTGTACAGTTCTCTGTGCCCGGTGAGTGCTTGGACTATTATCTTATAGCTGGCAATACTGGCAAGGAAGTCCTCGGGCGGTATACCCGGTTGAGCGGGAGACCTGCACTGGTACCCCCTTGGTCCTTTGGCCTCTGGTTGAGCACTTCTTTTGTTACAGACTACGATGAGAAGACGGTACATCATTTCATTGATGGGATGGCCCAGCGAAAGATACCGCTTCAGGTATTCCATTTTGACTGTTTTTGGATGAGAGAGTTCCAGTGGGTGGACTTTTCCTGGGATTCCAGGCAGTTTCCCGATCCAAAGGCAATGCTGAAAGGCTTACATGATCGAGGCTTGAATGTCTGTGTATGGATCAATCCCTATGTAGCCCAGAAATCGGCGATGTTCGACGAGGGCATGGAACAAGGATATCTGGTACAGAAGAGCGATGGCAGCATCTGGCAGTGGGATCGCTGGCAAGCTGGTATGGGTTTGGTGGATTTTACCAACCCAGAAGCTGTTGCCTGGTTCCGTGGTAAACTGGAAAAGCTTCTTGACATGGGGGTCGATACATTCAAGACTGACTTTGGCGAGCGTATTCCTACCGAGGTTGTGTATTACGACGGAAGTGATCCAGTGAAGATGCACAACTACTACACCTATCTCTATAACGAGGCAGTTTTTTCGTTGTTGGAAGAGAAACGTGGGAAGGGAGAAGCCCTGGTTTTTGCCCGCTCTGCAACGGTCGGTGGTCAGAAGTTCCCCGTGCATTGGGGTGGTGATTGTTCAGCTACCTATGAATCGATGGCAGAGAGCCTGAGAGGAGGTTTGTCGCTGTCTCTTTCCGGTTTTGGATACTGGAGTCATGATATTGGAGGGTTTGAACAGACTGCAACACCTGATCTTTTCAAGCGTTGGGTGGCCTTTGGGCTGCTCTCATCCCATAGCCGATTGCATGGCAATGAGTCCTATCGTGTTCCTTGGGATTTCGGAGAGGAGGCTTGTGATGTGCTGCGCTTCTTTGTAGAACTGAAATGTTCTTTGATGCCCTACCTCTATGCAATGGCAAATAAGACACATCAGGAAGGTCTCCCTATGATGCGCTCAATGATGCTTGAATTCCCGGATGATCCGGTATGCATCTATCTTGACCGACAGTATCTGTTAGGAGAAAGCCTGTTGGTTGCCCCCCTGCTCAACGACCGTAGCACAGCTTCATACTATCTGCCAGAGGGCAGGTGGACCCATCTTCTCAGTGGGGAGGAGGTAACAGGAGGGAGGTACTTCAAGGAGACGTATGACTACTTCAGTCTACCTCTCTTTGCACGCCCCAATTCACTCATTCCCATTGGAAAGGAGACGCAGTCATGTGATTATGATTTTACATGCGATGTTACCTTCCACCTCTTTGCCCTTGATGAAGGCAGGAGTGCTGAATCCCAGATATATGATGCGAAGGGGGAGGTCGTTGCAACTTGTACGATTGTTCATGAAGATGGAGTGTTCGTTGTGAAAGCAACAGGGAGCTTGGGCCCTTGGGCTGTGTTCCTGCACAACGAACATTATGTGGAGACTGCCTCAATAGGAATGTTGGAAGAAACAGAAAAAGGGACTCTTGTCTCCTTCTCCAGTGAGGAGCGAGAGGCAACCATACAATAG